Within Nitrospira sp. MA-1, the genomic segment GTCGTGGGGCGAACGGCTACTCGCCGGAGGTGAGAACGAAGCCACACAGCCATCGTGTTTTACCGCGTGGGCCTCTGGCCATTGGTGTCGGATTTTGAATGATTTCCAGGCGATGCGGTCGAATGGTCGGAAGAGATGTTGTGCGGGATATTGTTGGGCAGTTGGTGTTCAAACCGATCGTACGCTTTGATAATTTCTTTGACCAACCGATGTCGGACCACATCCTGTTCGGAAAAATAGACAAACTGTATGCCGTCAATATTGAGGAGAATATCGGCAATCTGCGCCAACCCGGATTTCTGTGAATCGGGAAGATCGATTTGGGTGATATCACCGGTCACAATGGCCTTGGAATTGAGTCCGAGTCTGGTTAAAAACATTTTCATTTGTTCCGTGGTGGCGTTTTGAGCTTCGTCCAGGATGACAAAGGCATCGTCGAGCGTTCGTCCCCGCATGAACGCCAGGGGAGCGATTTCAATTTCACCACGTTCGAGGAGCCGATTGGCCCGATCAATGTCCATCATGTTGTACAACGCATCGTATAGGGGACGTAAATAGGGGTGCACTTTGGCAAAGAGGTCTCCCGGGAGAAAGCCGAGATGTTCCCCTGCTTCCACGGCTGGCCGTGCGAGGATGATCCGACTGACCTGTTTATGCGTGAGCGCTGCCAACGCCATGGCCATGGCCAGATAGGTTTTCCCGGTGCCGGCCGGGCCAATGGCAATGACGAGATCTGATTGATTAATGGCTTCGAGATAGGCTTGCTGATTGGGGGTTTTCGGGTTAACGGTTCCTTTTTTTGTCGGAAGCGCGCTTGCCGAAACAGTATAGGGTTTGAGTGGAGTGTCCGGTTTTTCTTCTGTCGCCAGTATGGCTCGTGAAATATCGTCAGGTTTCAGTTCGTAATAGGTTCGAGTCCAATCGGCTAATTCCCGCAAAATATGTTCGGCCCGCAGAACTGACTCCGGTTGACCATGAAGGGTGATTTCATCCCCGCGGGCCGCCATTCGGACCTGGAGTTCCCCTTCGATCATTTTGAGGTGCAGATCATGCGGGCCGAAAAGATTCGCTAAATCGACCCCTTCTCGTAGTTTAAATTTTCGCACGTAGGATTCGATTCACCTCCGGTTAGCCACAAGAACACTCATAGACCGATTCTAGCAAAGGTTTAAGGTTGGCTCAAGGAACGAAATGGAAGGATTACCGTCTCTTTTGGCAGGTCGAACAAAAAAATGAGCTGCGCTCACTTTGCATGCGCGTGATGAGAGTTGAACACCCATGCGAACATGGCAATCCTGCTTTCTGATAGACCTGATGCGCTTCCTGGAAGTGACCTTGTGATCCATCGGGAGCACGAAAGTCTCTGATGGAAGAGCCTCCGGCAAGAATGGCCTCCTGTAATACGGTCTGCATGGTGTCATAGAGCCGTTGACAGGTTGAGACGCTCAGCCGATAGCCGTGAGCCTGGGGGTGCACTCCGGCGCGAAATAAAATTTCATTGGCGTAAATGTTTCCAATTCCAGCGAGGCGATGTTGATCGAGGAGAAAGGGTTTCAGTCTGCCTCGACAGCTTTGAATGAGCTTAATGAAGGGTTGGGCACCGATATTCATGGCGTCAGAGCCGAATCGGCGTTGCATGAAAGCTTCCAATTCCGGTGCGGCGAACAGCCAGAGCCGGCCAAATCGTCGAGGATTCCAGTAATGCAACTCACTGGTCGGAGCTCCGGAAATCTCGATGCGGCAATGGATATGTTGTGGAGTTGAGGCCAAGGCTGGATGGAAAAACCAGAGTCCGGTCATGCCCTGCTCCGAAAGCAGATACCGGGTTTCGTTGTCTCGATGGCAGGTGAAGATGAGACATTTACCCCTCCGGGTAATATTGGTGATCGTGGAGTGCTGAAACCAGGGAATGAAGGCATGTCCGGTGCGGACAATATCCGAACGGTGAATGGTGAGCCTTTCAATGGTCCCACCCAGGACATGCCGGTTCAGATGGTTGAGGATGACTTCGACTTCAGGGAGCTCGGGCATAGAAGATTACGCGGGGAAACTCAATAGGTTGAGTGTACGTGGGTCAGTTTTTCCTTAATTTGGTCTGGAAGGTTGTATCAGATTCGACGTAGCACTGGGTATTGCCATGTTCATTTATTGGTGAGGTGTCTAATTCGGGCAAGGCAATAGACTCCGGCTCACGTGTGATCGGATGGGATTGAGCTAATCTCTGAACGGGAGACCTGGCCCGTGTAGAGAATTTAGAGGGTTTGGTTGCGGGATCTCTGGCAGGAAGCCTATACTTTGACCAGGGCATGTTCATCAGTGTGGATAAGGAAGAAGAATGACACAATTAAGCATCAAGCAGGTTGAAGAACGGTTAGGGGAAGTGAAGTGCCCAATTTGTAAGGCCAATCGCTTTGGAATCGACTCCAGGACGGCAACGGAAGACGGGGAATGGAAAGCGATTTGTATCGGGTGTCATTATATGTTTCCCGTCCATACCGATATGGAGTTTTATGTACAGACACAGCCGGATATTCCCTATCATCTTAAAGAAATTCCCTGTCCATCTTGTCGACATCGCGGGGTGTCCCTGGATTTGAGGGCGGTGCTCTCGGTTCGTGAATCGGTCTATTTTGTGACTTGTCCCGGTTGCCAACACAAGTTCCCTGAGCGGTCACATCTGGAATCGTTTGAGTAATCATTGTAGAGGAGATTGTCATCATGGATCACAAAAATACATCTGAAGAACCCAACGATTCTGAAAAAGCCGAGGCCAAAGAACCCAAGCCCGACTCTCCCAAAAAAATCAAAAAAGAATTGTCTGTTGTCTCTCTCCCTCATGATAATGATGTGATGGCTCAAGAAATGGCGGATATGTTTGACGAAGATCGAGTCACGCATAAACATGGGAATGCTGAGCCGGAAAAAGATTAGCAAAAAAAAGAACAATCGTACGTTTCTCCCTCTCCTGAACTTCTTTTCCCATTCCCCTCTATCGTGGTTTTATTCCTTACGGTTTCTCAATAGAGAGTTACGCTGGTTGGGTTAGCCATAGAGGCTTTCACTGTGTAACTTTCCGTCTTGTTCCCTTTTTTTATCAATGTTAGGATATCTTCGCTTAAGGGGTGTTCCCTAGGACGTAGAAGTTATTGACCTACCTCGTGGAGTGACAACTATGAGTGCAACCGAACCCTCAAAAAAACCATTCAAGACCGTGGCGTATGAAGTCTCGACCTCTCAGGGAACTTCGTCTTCCCAGGATGGAGAATGGTCGGCACAGTCGGATGCAGGGAGCCTGGATAAGGTTAGGGATATTCTTTTCGGTGCCCAAAGTCGGGACATTGAAAAACGGTTCGCTGCGTTGGAGGATCGGTTGTTTCAGGAAAGCAGTCGCCTACGAGAGGATCTGACCAAATCTGTTGATGATCTGAAAACGCACATGAATCAGGAAATCCAAGGGTTAGTCGGGAAATTACAGCAGGAACAGGATCGACGTGTTGCCACCATTCAGGATATGGGACAAACAGTCAAGACGGTTGAATCTCAAATAAGTAAACGGATTGTGGAATTAACAGAGCATGCTTCGAATCAGTTCCAGGCGATGAGCGCAGAAATGCAGCGACAAAAACATGAGCTGATTGAGCAGGATCAGGAGGCCATGAGCCGAATGGAGTCTCAATTCGAACAAGCAGTCAATGAGTTGAAGGTTGAGAAAACCGATCGGGCGGTATTGGCCGAAATGTTGATGGAAGTCGCCTTGCGCCTAAAAGTGGGGGCCCAGGGTATTGAGACCCAATCATGAAGCCTTGAATTCTATTGGGGTATACCTCCCATGGCAAAGGCTGACGATCAATTTCACGTGTTTTTTCCCCCTCTCTCTAACAGAAAAATGGCAGCTTCCTCCTGAAGGCCAATTATGGAACGTACGCCTCGTTCGTCTCCTCTTCGCCCATCGATGGGATATGACAAGGGAGAGTCTGAAGATTTTTCGGCCCTTCGCCGCTTGTTGCTGTCTCCCGAGCAAATTCAATTAGATCGTTTACGACAACGCATGGATACGTTGGTGATAGGGCCGCAGGAAGTGAGTCGTGTCCTGCCCGATGCCATTCGCCTTCGGGCTCAACAGGATAATCGGTTATTGGCTTCTCTGCTCCCGATTACACAAGAAGCGTTGGCTCTTTCCATCAAACAATCTCCCCAGCTTATAAGTGATTCAATCGCGCCTATCTTGGGATCCGCCATCCGAAAGGCGATTTCTCGTGCCATGCGGGAAATGTTCCAATCTCTCAACCAGACCTTAGAATATAGTATGTCCTGGCAAGGACTTCAGTGGCGTTGGGAGGCGTGGAAAACAGGCAGGCCTTTTGTGGAAGTGGTGGTGTTGCATACCCTTCGGTTTAGAGTCGAGCAGGTATTTTTGATTCATAAAAAAACGGGATTATTACTCAATCATGTGATGGCCGAAGGGATATCTAGCCAGGGGGAAGCGGCCATTTCCGGCATGTTGACAGCCATACAGGATTTTGTAAGGGATTCGTTTCAGCAAGGTCAGGAGGAAGGATTGGAGTCGCTCAGGATTGGTGATTTGACTGTCTGGATAGAACAGGGGTCCAGCGCGATTTTGGCCACCGTGATTCGGGGCACTCCTCCTGTGAAATTGCGGGATTTCCTTCAAAGCACGCTCGAAACCCTTCATGTCCAATATTCGGATTTCCTGAAAGATTTTCATGGCGACACCGCTGTGTTTTTAGAAACCAGACCCCATTTGGAGGATTGCCTCCAAGCACAATTCGTAAAAAAACGAAAAGGCCTTCCGGTCGTATTTTGGGTGTGTAGTGGTCTTCTTCTGGCTCTTTTGGGATGGTGGGCCTATCAGTTTACTCTCAGTCATCAACAATGGAATGAGTTGTTGAAGCGGATTGCGGCTGAACCGGGTATTGTGGTGACGACTATTCAGGAAGAAGATGGGCGAACGGTGTTTCACGGGTTGAGGGACCCGCTGGCGGTTGACCCCGAACAGTTGCTGGAAGAGGTGGGATATCCTCCCCATGCGGCCGGGTTTCATTTTGAACCGTTTATTGCCCTCACTCCGGAGATGGTTCGTAAGCGGGCAATCATAGTTTTGCAGCCACCCGGATCGGTGGAGGTGAGCATTGAGGGTAGCCGGATTATTTTGATGGGAGAAAGTTCCCATGCCTGGATTGCGAGAGCGACTCGATCCGCCTCGGCAATTCCCGGGGTTTCGGAGATTTCCTTGGAACGTCTCATTGACACGGACGTGAAACAATTTGAGGCACTTCAAGTCGAATTGGAAGGGAAAGCCATTTTCTTTTTCCCGGGTCAGGGGAGATTGCCGGATCGGGAATTGGTGAAAATTCAACAGGTGAAATTCATTCTTCAGGAATTGGATGAGAAAGCCATACAGCTCGGTCGGAAACCCTCTATTGATGTCATGGGATATAGCAGTCCCGTGGGCACTCAACCGATCAATGTTTCACTGAGTGAGAGGCGAGCGAACAACGTTCTGGAAATGCTCAATGAAATGACCTTTCAAGTGTTAAAACTGTCTGCCGTGGGTAAAGGGGTTGATCCCGATGTACAATCCGGTTCCGG encodes:
- the mutM gene encoding bifunctional DNA-formamidopyrimidine glycosylase/DNA-(apurinic or apyrimidinic site) lyase, whose protein sequence is MPELPEVEVILNHLNRHVLGGTIERLTIHRSDIVRTGHAFIPWFQHSTITNITRRGKCLIFTCHRDNETRYLLSEQGMTGLWFFHPALASTPQHIHCRIEISGAPTSELHYWNPRRFGRLWLFAAPELEAFMQRRFGSDAMNIGAQPFIKLIQSCRGRLKPFLLDQHRLAGIGNIYANEILFRAGVHPQAHGYRLSVSTCQRLYDTMQTVLQEAILAGGSSIRDFRAPDGSQGHFQEAHQVYQKAGLPCSHGCSTLITRMQSERSSFFCSTCQKRR
- a CDS encoding PhoH family protein; the protein is MRKFKLREGVDLANLFGPHDLHLKMIEGELQVRMAARGDEITLHGQPESVLRAEHILRELADWTRTYYELKPDDISRAILATEEKPDTPLKPYTVSASALPTKKGTVNPKTPNQQAYLEAINQSDLVIAIGPAGTGKTYLAMAMALAALTHKQVSRIILARPAVEAGEHLGFLPGDLFAKVHPYLRPLYDALYNMMDIDRANRLLERGEIEIAPLAFMRGRTLDDAFVILDEAQNATTEQMKMFLTRLGLNSKAIVTGDITQIDLPDSQKSGLAQIADILLNIDGIQFVYFSEQDVVRHRLVKEIIKAYDRFEHQLPNNIPHNISSDHSTASPGNHSKSDTNGQRPTR